The proteins below are encoded in one region of Parvicella tangerina:
- a CDS encoding cytochrome c oxidase subunit 3, giving the protein MAGHAKEVDAATAWGGDGSPFRISYGKQMMWFFLLSDALTFGGLLCAYGYFRHQYGSWPVGEEVFNAMPFLGNGYPLMYVALMTFILIVSSVTMVLAVEAGHRLDKKGVIKWLTLTVVGGLFFVGSQAWEWYHFIHGSHYGVYLTTEGWGTLMELDIEKQIAVFDFHHGREIIEGAKGWELYSHSVAENMGHIQGANMTENEYAPMIPQFANLFFFITGFHGFHVFSGVVINLIILINVVKGVYDERGHFEMVEKVGLYWHFVDLVWVFVFTFFYLV; this is encoded by the coding sequence ATGGCAGGACACGCTAAGGAAGTAGATGCAGCAACGGCATGGGGAGGAGACGGCTCTCCGTTTAGAATTTCTTATGGAAAGCAAATGATGTGGTTCTTCTTATTGTCGGATGCATTGACATTTGGAGGACTTTTGTGTGCTTATGGTTATTTTAGACATCAGTACGGTTCATGGCCGGTAGGAGAGGAAGTGTTTAATGCGATGCCTTTCTTAGGGAATGGCTATCCGTTGATGTATGTTGCTTTGATGACCTTCATCCTTATTGTTAGTTCCGTAACTATGGTACTGGCTGTTGAAGCTGGTCACCGACTGGATAAGAAGGGAGTGATCAAATGGCTTACACTGACTGTTGTAGGAGGGCTTTTCTTCGTTGGTTCGCAGGCTTGGGAGTGGTATCACTTTATTCACGGTTCACATTATGGTGTTTATCTCACTACAGAAGGTTGGGGTACGCTGATGGAACTGGATATAGAGAAACAGATTGCCGTCTTTGATTTTCATCATGGTCGAGAGATTATAGAGGGAGCCAAAGGATGGGAGTTATATTCTCATTCAGTAGCGGAAAATATGGGGCACATTCAAGGTGCTAACATGACGGAAAATGAATATGCACCAATGATTCCTCAATTCGCAAACTTGTTTTTCTTCATTACTGGTTTTCACGGATTTCACGTATTTTCAGGAGTGGTGATTAACTTGATCATATTGATTAATGTGGTTAAGGGTGTTTACGATGAAAGAGGACACTTCGAAATGGTAGAAAAAGTTGGATTGTACTGGCACTTTGTAGATTTAGTTTGGGTATTTGTATTTACCTTCTTCTACTTGGTTTAA
- a CDS encoding cytochrome C oxidase subunit IV family protein has protein sequence MERDDLIRDNEYSLSANHDEAHGKEIRKTIWFVTGLLTLITVVEVLVGAFIKQYDEGTVAGYWWIVKYSFIALTLVKAGYIVLKFMHLGDETKSFKYVLLVPYFIFIAYLIFILLTESTYWNGILFP, from the coding sequence ATGGAAAGAGATGATTTAATAAGAGATAACGAGTATTCATTGTCAGCGAATCATGATGAAGCTCATGGAAAAGAGATCAGAAAGACGATCTGGTTTGTTACAGGTTTGTTAACACTTATTACTGTGGTTGAAGTTCTTGTTGGGGCTTTTATTAAGCAATATGACGAAGGTACTGTTGCTGGTTATTGGTGGATTGTCAAGTATAGCTTTATCGCATTAACTCTTGTTAAAGCAGGTTACATCGTGTTGAAGTTCATGCACTTAGGTGACGAGACGAAATCGTTTAAATATGTTTTGCTTGTGCCTTATTTCATATTTATTGCTTACTTGATCTTTATACTACTCACTGAAAGTACCTACTGGAATGGAATTTTATTCCCATAA